Part of the Falco biarmicus isolate bFalBia1 chromosome 4, bFalBia1.pri, whole genome shotgun sequence genome, GGCACTGTGCTCCCAGAAAATGAGCCTTTTCTCTGCAGTTAGAgtagtttttaatttctgcactAATAGGAATAGCCAGACTTCTAGATAGCAGTAGTTAGGAGAGgtaatgaaagacagaaatcaTTTTATTATGCGGGCTAGAGAAGGAGAGGTGGGCAGTACGTAAGTAGGTCCGAGTCATTTTGAGTCCCACTGTCTTACGCAGCTACAAGAACTTGAGTTAAaggatttttatctttaaatattgCTTACAAGGTCTGCTGTGGGGGTGAATAATGAGCAGGTATACCTGACCAGCATGTAAACCCAGAGTAACTTGCTGCGATCTGTAGTAATAGGCTCCATTAGGCAGCACCGAGCCTCCTGTAACACAGAGCAAGACAAGGCTTTTGACTCTTACAGCATCCAGTGCAGGGACACTTTCATCTGTTGGCACTGGAGAATAGTAAATCAAGTTTTTGTGTTCatgcatgaaaataaacaaaagcctTTTAATCCTTTGGTAGGTTCCCTGTGGGCCTGTCTGCAGCGCTGGTGTGAGGAGCTGCAGCCGTACTACTGAACTGGTTTCCCTTTGTTCTGCCTTCTCCCCTGCCTGGCCTCctgtcccttttcttccttgtcttgttagctttcctctcttctctgtcAGCTCCCAGGCTCTCCAGAGCAGTGGTTTTCAGCTGTGTGCTCTGCTTTTGCGATGCCTTGGCCAGGGTCTCCAGCTGGCTGTAACCTGCCTATTGAAAACTATAGCTGTAGCACAGAGTTTGCTTAAAAATGCCTGTGTCAAAGACTTGGACTGTCACACTGCTTGCTTGCTGTGACAGTTTCTCACCCTTGGATGGTACAAAGAATGTACCTGCATTGCAGAGTGCCCAGTGCTGAGAGGTCTCCGCAGCTCAGGCAGGTGTGAGCCAGGTCCCAGAGCAGGGTGATTTGACTGGCACAGCCCCTTGCCTCCCTGCGtggtgggccaggctggggcacGATGTGGCTGTGCCACCACTGGCTCTGGCACGAGCCTGTGGAcctccctgcacagctctgcagcacgcCAGACCTGGCAGacctctgccagcccagctccctgagCCAGGGGGGCATTTGGTAGTGACCATTTCTCCGttcttcccagcagcacagtgacTCTGATTCAGAGCCAGAGTTTTCCTCGCTCTCGCCTTCCATCCCAAGTGCCATCCCTGTGACTGGAGAGTCCTACTGCAACTGTGAGAACCAGAGCGAAGCACCCTACTGCTCCAGCCTGCATGCCCTCCACCGCGTCAAGGACTGCCAGTGCGGCGAGGAGGATGAGTGTAAGGAAAGGGCTCCCCAGCGGCCTGCTGCAGTCCTTTGGGGTTTGGAGTGCGCGCAGTCCTGGCCTGGTGGCACGGGCTGCACCCCTGCACGGATCCTGTGCTTTCTACATTGGCCTTATCTCTGTCCCAGCACACGGTGCTCCTTTGTTTATATCTTAAGGCCACGTAGACTGTAGGAAGATTACAAGCACATGCCTCCTGTGATGTTTCAGGGGTTAAGTGCTGAACTTATTAATGCATCAGAGTTCACCTCTGGGGACCTGCTTTCAGCTTAGGCCACCAGTGAAACTGGCCCTCATGGTTACAGCCCTTTTGCTGCTGATCTTGGTACAACTGGCAGGGTGCCCGGCTGGTGGCAGGGTATGCtcagggcagaggggagaagcAGGCAGAGGGTGAGCTTGGGCTGGCAGAGAAAACCTGTGGCATAGCAGAGCTACCCCTTGAGCCTACAAGAAGAGCAGAAGGAGAGTAGGCTCAGCCTGGGTCTGCGGAGCCTTGTGTTAGCCAAAATGGGCACTGGTTAATGCTGACAGCTTGATGTCCGGAGCACTGAGCCATTCCTGGTGGGACACTGCAGAATAGTTCAGGCCTCAAACAGCTCTCTGATGTGCACAGCTTAGGATTTACGCTCTTAGAtggtaaaaaaatataaatccataaaaaccccaacaagcCTTCAAAACAAATGTCACCTATGCTTTGGCTTGGGGATCGTTCCCTGGGGGTCTTGGCCCATCCTTGTCCCCTCTGTGCTTCCTGAACAGATTTCGACTGGGTGTGGGATGACCTGAATAAGTCAACAGCCACCCTGCTGACCTGCGACAACCGCAAGGTGAATTTCCACATGGAGTACAGCTGCGGCACTGCTGCCATCCGGGGGAACAAGGAGCTGGCAGACGGGCAGCACTTCTGGGAGATCAAGATGACCTCCCCTGTCTACGGCACAGACATGGTATGTGGAGCAGAGTCGCTTATGGGCACACAGGCATGGCCGATATTCTTTGAACAGGGAGTGGGAGAATGATGCACTGcccactgtaggagaagatcaggtttgagacTATCTAAGGAACCTGAATATGCACAAATCAATGGGACCCGATGAGAGGCATCTATGGGgcctgagggaactggcaaatgaagtggctaagccactgtccatcatatttgaaaagttGTGGCAGACTGCTGAAGTTCccagtgactggaaaaggggaaacataacccctatttttaaaaagggagaaaaggaagacctggggagctgcaggccGGTCAGTCTCACCTCGGTGCCTgacaagatcatggagcagatcctcctgggaACTATGTCAAGGCACGTGGAGAACAGAgaggtgactggtgacagccagcatggcttcactgGGGGCAAATTGTGtctgacaaatttggtggcaTTTTACAATGGGGTTACAGCATcagtggataagggaagagcaactgacgtcatctacctggacttgtgcaaagcatctGACGCTGTCCCACAccacatccttgtctctaaCCTGCAGACGCTGATCTGACGGACGGGCCGCTCGGcggataaggaattggctgggtggtcacactcaaagagtcACGGTCAAGGGctcgatgtccaagtggagGCCAGTGCCAAGCACTGTTCCTCAGGGGTCGGTGCTGGGACGGCGCTGTTTGGTATCTCtgttggtgacatggacacTGGGACTGAGTTTGCTGATGACGCTGAGCGGTGCAGCAGACCCGCTGGAGGGAAGCgatgctgtccagagggacGCTGGCAGGCGCGGGAGGCGGGACTGTGCGgactcatgaagttcaacaaggccaatTGCAAGGTCCTgcgtgggtcagggcaatccccagCACTAACACAAGCTGGGCAGAGGATGGAttgggagcagctctgaggagaagggcttggggctgttggttgatgagaagctcaacgtGAGCTGGCAAcgtgtgctcacagcccagaaagccacccgtctcctgggctgcatccccagcagcatggccagcgtggtgagggaggggatcctgcccctctgctctgctgagacccccctgcagcgctgcctccagctctggggctcccAACATAGGAAGGAggtggacctgttggagcgggtccagaggaggccacaaaggtgatcacaggagaggtgctccagccctctgaagccaggctgagagagctggggtggttcagcctggaggagagacagctccggggagaccttgcagcagcctgccagtgaCTAAAGcgggcttataagaaagatggggacagacttgTTAGTAGAGCCCatagcaacaggacaaggggcaatggttttaaatgaaaagagggtagatttagatgagacAGAcgaaagaaattcttcactatgagggtgtGCCGGAGCtgaggcactggcccaggctgcccagatcagctgtgggtgccccatccctggcagtgctcaaggccaggctggacggggcttggagcaacctggtctagtggaaggtgtccctgcccatggcagggggctggaactggatgatcttgAAGGCCCTTTCCAACGcaaaccatgctgtgattctatGAACAGGAAAACAACTTTCTTGAGCAGTTCAGCTGGGCCTCCTCACTTAGGAAAGGAAATTGGAGCTGGGAGTCTTCAGCTCCGGCCTGAAACCTCTGACTTGGCTTCACCAAAACCTCTGGGTGTTTTGGACTGTGCcaagaaaaggagggaagagcCAGAGGTGGAGTCTCAGTTGTGTGTTGTTGCTTGAAAAGACACTAAGCTTGTGTTCTTCCTGGCCTTGCCTCCCAGATGGTGGGAATTGGGACGTCTGATGTGAATCTGGACAAGTACCGCCACAccttctgcagcctgctgggcaAGGACGAGGACAGCTGGGGACTCTCTTACACAGGTAAGGCAGTGGCAGAGGGCAGGCTGGCTGGAAGGGCAGCAGTGGGTGTAAGTGTTATCCTAAGGGGTTGAGAATTAAATGGTCTGAATGGGATTGAGGCCAAAAAGGCCACCAGACCTGTGAGTCCTTTCATTAGCCACAACCAGAgtggctgcctgcagcttgcAGCTCTTGGAGCATCTCGCCTCGCCTGCGTTTTGCAGACCCCTTAGAACTGGTCCGTGAGCCTCCAGGGCACCTGTACTGCTGGTTGCCTGTCACTCATCAGGGGTTTCTGTCTGcagactgctgctgcctgtgctctggTACTGCAAAACCTCAGCTTTCCCCTTTTCATCACCTGTTCGGGGGTTTGAGGGCAGGGATCAGGCAACGGGGGGATGTTTTAGGCACTGACCAAGGCTGTACCAGTGCGGACTTGCAGCATGAGAGAAGGGATGAATTTGTGAAGCACAAGCTTCTGCtaaatgtcattttttgtttAAGGACTACTGCATCACAAGGGAGACAAAACAAACTTCTCTTCGAGGTTTGGCCAAGGCTCCATCATCGGGGTTCATTTGGACACGTGGCATGGGACGCTCACGTTCTTCAAAAACCGCAAGTGCATAGGTGAGGCAAGGGCAGCGGGcctgggagggagcagcagcgcAGCTTTGGTTGAACTTGGAGTCTGGCTGCAGTAGGGCTGAGGGACTAAACAATGCCACAGTAGAAGACCAAGATGTGAAGCGAGTGGGAGGAAGgttacatttgctttttaatagaTGGGGATTTTAAAAGGCTGTTTTCCAAGTGTTTCCCAACAGCTCTGTAGTTCATAGGTCGGGGTAGCTGGGACAAGTGAGATCACCTTGTCAGAACTAATGTGAAACCTCCCTGATGCTGTCCCCTGGCAGGAGTTGCAGCCACGAAGCTGCAGAACAAGAAGTTTTACCCCATGGTGTGCTCGACAGCGGCCAAGAGCAGCATGAAGGTGATCCGCTCCTGCGCCAGCTGCACGTCCCTCCAGTATCTCTGCTGTTACCGCCTGCGCCAGCTCCTGCCTGACTACATGGACACGCTGGAGGCGCTGCCATTACCACCGGGACTCAAGCAGGTGCTACACAACAAACTGGGGTGGGTCTTGAGCATGAACTATAGCACATCaaagccttcctcctcctcctcctcatcagGAAGCGACTCAGATAGCTCCTGTGGCTCAGATGCAGAGGCCTGCCAAAGGAAGAGGTGCAGGAGGACATAATGTCGCTGCAGGTGAACTGCTGTGAGGGAGTCAGGTGGGGTTTTGTTCCACTGTCTGCGAGGGCCAGCCAGGCCTGATGCATCTCTGTCTTCACGGGGACATCCATTTCTACTTGTTTGCAAAGATTTCTCTTGCGCTGTTGGAAGTCTTTAGCCTCAACATCCATCACATGCATTGAAAAGACCTGTTGACTCCAAGAGGTCCCAGATCCATGAAGCAGGTGAACTGCAGCCAAGTATCTGAGCTTCATCTCATGACTTGCTCTCAAAGCCATCGCCTCTTCCTGAAGGATCCCTCTTCTCTGCAGACTGTCAGCAGAGACAAGATTTAAGGTGGCCTCTTAGTTTCAGAGCATACCAGACTGTGGTCAAATGATGGACTTTACTCctcaaaagagaaaatcaaagACCAGTCCCCTCCTCCTAACTGTTGTGTGTTGGTTTGGTGTCTGCCATGAACTCATCGCAGTGGGACTCGATtgagcagcagcatgcagggaAATAGGCTCCTATAGATGCATCTGCGTTGCTGTTGTGAAGGAGCAGCTCACATGAGTTGAGCCCTTGGTGATCTTTCTCGAGCCCCTGGTGACTTTAATTGCTTTGCATGttggctcctgctgcttctcctgtaTCATTGACTGTATTAAAATGTCATaataaaagtagaaaatgtcttttgttcCTCGTATGGCCCTTGAGGGCAGGAATCTGAAGGCTCTTGTCAAAAACAGCCACGCTTGTGTGGCTAACAGCCTGGAGGGGATGTTTTAAATGCAATGCTGGTTTGTCTGATCTAAAGGAGGTAAAGACAATGGAGGTTACCTGGCCTCTGCCTGGGGGTGGGTTGAAACAGcagtctggctgggatggatCTTCAGCGGAGCCAGACCCGTGGCAGTGACTGTGTGCTGGAAGGAGGCTGCAGGATTTTATAATGCCCTCAGATTTTACACAGGGAAGAAGAGGCAAAAGCACTTTAGCTCTCCTTGCAGATGACACGAGCactggctgggaagggcagggcaaGAGGAGGGCTCGGGCAGGTGCTTGAGCAGTTCTTCCTGTCCAGGTTGTGTCACACTGCCAGGACAGGCTGGCTCTGGGGGCCCATCCTAGAGCTGATCCAGCCCGAGGTCCTGTCGGGTGAGACCAAGGTAGGGAGAGGCAAGGAAGGGCTAACAGGAGGGGTAAGTAGCTACTGCTGGAACAAAGCTATAGTTCAAGTCAAACACCCATCTGGAGGCAAGCCTTGCCTTTCTTGACAACTGATTTCACACTCAGGACTTGTTTGCTCCATCAACAAGGACCTTTAAGTAAGGAAGCATGTGGCACTACTCCCTACCTTCAGCCTCCAAGCTTTTAACAGTACGCTGAGGGGTGTGAAGGCTGACTTGTAACAGGAGACTTGGGGAGGGATGTGCTTCTGCTATAGCTGTTGCTGTTGCAGGGCCGACTCTGTTAAACTGCTGGATTTGTCTTTTCCACACCTGCCAGTGTCCTGTGCTGTCCTCCACTCACACCCCTGGCCCAGGCCCCAGCAGTGCAGAAAGGCAACTCTTGCAactccagctgcctcctgcagaaGGACAGATGGCTGACTGCAAGACCTTAGGCTGGTGCATGCACTGAGCACAGGCCTGCAGACCCCAGATGCTGCAGCCTTCCCCCAGCATTAAGCAGTGGGCTTCCTTCTAAAACCTCTTTCTGCCCAGGGctaatatttttcctctgcaattttctttctttccctggaaAGCTCCAGAACACCAGGGCGAAAAGATTATCTCTCCTTTCCTAGTGCTGAATCACCACTGTGTTCACTGCAAGAACAAAGGATTTTCATCAGCACAGAGACTGAAAAGATCTCGAGACACGTCTAGTCTGGGCCCTTACACTGATGGCATCAAGGACAGGCTGGCAGCCACAGACACTTGTTCCTGTAACTTCCACTGAGGTTTCCCAAAGCTCTGGGCTTGGGATGTGACCAAGTCCAGTGACACAACTCACTTGTATGGGTGTTTTGCTATTGCCTTCGTCAGCACAGAAACACGCTGGCCAAATTCCTGCCACGTGTCTAGGAACAGCACTTTGGTGTTGCCCCACAGCTGCGGCACCACCAGCGCCTGGAGAAGCAGTGGAGGTGAAAGACACAACACGCTGACCAACAGGACAAAGACAGGCTTGGGTGGGCCAGCCGTGAGCCAGGACAGCTCGAGGCCCTCACCCTCAGGCCGTGGCGCTGGCATCAGCCCTGGCCACCAAGCAAGAGCAGTAAGGAAAGCACATGGGTAGAACATGTCCCTCAGCAGGATgaagctgggctggggctggaatGGGAGAGAGGCTGGGCTGCTTGCATTAGCTTTGTTTACACAGTGCTGCAGTAAAGCCTGCTCATCCTTCTTAAGTTCCCAGTAAACCAGCGAGTCATAACCCCCTTGGGGGCATACTCGGGCAGGGCAGGCATTTAGGGTATCAAGGAAGGGTTTAGATGGTATTTGACCTAGTTTATGACTGCTGTGGCATCACAAGGAGcattgctgctctgctgtgggacACAGTCTCTGCAAGGCACAGACCTGAGTGGGAACCAACAGCTCCTTGTAAGGCTAAGTGGGCAGTTGTTCGTGCAGTTGAAGAGGGGAGGCTGGATCAGCTCTGAACCAGGGTCTTAGGAACAAGAGGCTCCAAACCATGCCTTGATGTCTGCAATCCCTCCAATCCCATTGCCAGCCAGGGTAAAGGAGGATGCAAGCAGATGCAACCTGATCCAAGCCAGCCACCACCTCCCCTGACAAAGCATTCCTTACACACAAGAGCTCACCAGTGCTAGCCTTTTCCATACAGCTCAACCCCAAGTAACATAAAACTTCGAGGACTGTATGGAATTTTACCTCCAGTATCTCCTCCTGAGTCACAGACAGctctgggccaggctgggagctgggactCTGCTTCCTATGGCTCAGTGCCTGCTGTCTGCCCTGCTCCTGACTACACCTATAAGCAAGACACTGCTCATGCACAAGCTCTATGTATTCACAcctcagggctgctgcctgATAAAGAGGAAAAGGCCAGACCTAACCCACTCACATCTGCCACCTCCCTGTCTGACTTGAAGCTGGAGACAAAGGTGTCGAGTTTGTTCCAGGCCACCTGCTTCCCAGGTGGCGGCAGCTCCCCTGTGAGGGAGAGGAGACCCAAAACCAGGGTGAGAGCCACTCAGTTCCTCTGGTGGCAGAACTCAACAGGccacagctgatttttttatatataacacTATTGGTAAAATTTATCCTCACAGGGTTAAGTGAGAAAGAGCCCAGGAGGTGGTGAGACAAGAGTTCTCCCTGGGAAGTAGTTCAGACAGGACAGGACAGACCGAGCTACTGTAGCTGCATCTATGCAGGAACTCTGCAAGCGATCACACCATCACCACAGAGGAGATTCCTCTGCTGTGCACCTACATGGACAGGAAGGACCCAGGCACTGGGAGCAGCACAGGAATGAGACATTCAGGGGACAAGAAAAGGGCTCCAGGCACTGAACATCCCTCCAGGCACTGAGCAGCAGGGCAATTCAGTGAGAGCAGTTCCCTCAGCTCCTTCATATCACTGCGGCCCTCCGCCTGGGGTAGAGGGAAGCCTTACCTGTGAACCGCTTCTGGCTACGAGATCCTCAGAGGCTGCTATAAACACACGTGCAAAGTACATCCTCAAGACTGCGAAACTCAAGTCCCAGCCCCCATAAGCATGGACGTTGCGATTCACAGCCACCACGCTAGCACCAAGTGTCAGCAGTGCAGCCCTGAATGTGTCCCCGCTGCAGACACACTGATCATCACCTGCTGTGAGCTTCCCTGGCACCACTGCTCACCCAGCACATATCACCTGGAGGCATCCAGCCTGACAATGCCCCAGGTTTTGGTGGAGGAGCCCTCCAGACTGGCCAAAGGCAACACTTGGTTTAGATCAGGCTGACTTGCTGATGGGACATTAACAAAACTTTGAAGCAAGACAAATCACACCTATCTGTAGCAGCCTTCCTCTCTGAAAcaccccatccccatctccagCAGGACCTTCCAAGTGCATCTCATCAGTGGGAatggggaggaggcagcctCAGACTGCAGCCGAGTGCGTTGCCTTTGGGTACACACCACATGCCACATCTGCCAACATCCCGCCACTTTTTCTGGCTCACCTTTTTCCCCAGAGCATTAGCACTGATCTCCTCACAGACGCTGCCTATTCTAGCCTGTCATTCTCTA contains:
- the SPSB3 gene encoding SPRY domain-containing SOCS box protein 3 isoform X2 codes for the protein MARRTRSSRAWHFVLSGVRREVDTRAVALATGVRGWGYDSDGQQHSDSDSEPEFSSLSPSIPSAIPVTGESYCNCENQSEAPYCSSLHALHRVKDCQCGEEDEYFDWVWDDLNKSTATLLTCDNRKVNFHMEYSCGTAAIRGNKELADGQHFWEIKMTSPVYGTDMMVGIGTSDVNLDKYRHTFCSLLGKDEDSWGLSYTGLLHHKGDKTNFSSRFGQGSIIGVHLDTWHGTLTFFKNRKCIGVAATKLQNKKFYPMVCSTAAKSSMKVIRSCASCTSLQYLCCYRLRQLLPDYMDTLEALPLPPGLKQVLHNKLGWVLSMNYSTSKPSSSSSSSGSDSDSSCGSDAEACQRKRCRRT
- the SPSB3 gene encoding SPRY domain-containing SOCS box protein 3 isoform X1, coding for MARRTRSSRAWHFVLSGVRREVDTRAVALATGVRGWGYDSDGQHSDSDSEPEFSSLSPSIPSAIPVTGESYCNCENQSEAPYCSSLHALHRVKDCQCGEEDEYFDWVWDDLNKSTATLLTCDNRKVNFHMEYSCGTAAIRGNKELADGQHFWEIKMTSPVYGTDMMVGIGTSDVNLDKYRHTFCSLLGKDEDSWGLSYTGLLHHKGDKTNFSSRFGQGSIIGVHLDTWHGTLTFFKNRKCIGVAATKLQNKKFYPMVCSTAAKSSMKVIRSCASCTSLQYLCCYRLRQLLPDYMDTLEALPLPPGLKQVLHNKLGWVLSMNYSTSKPSSSSSSSGSDSDSSCGSDAEACQRKRCRRT
- the EME2 gene encoding LOW QUALITY PROTEIN: probable crossover junction endonuclease EME2 (The sequence of the model RefSeq protein was modified relative to this genomic sequence to represent the inferred CDS: inserted 2 bases in 1 codon; substituted 1 base at 1 genomic stop codon) yields the protein MHKLIFTVIVANVWLLGWSEGGQFCLLKDPGSDTWVKVLSSLDCKYSSEPLAIPCSVTWRRSMLNTDGLVAKTEEEKEVFVLIEPEDFLKCLLSLLQSFVNVPSASQPDLNQVLPLASLEGSSTKTWGIVRLDASRCSQEQGRQQALSHRKQSPSSQPGPELSVTQEEILEALVVPQLWGNTKVLFLDTWQEFGQRVSVLTKAIAKHPYKRQLELQELPFCTAGAXGPGVXVEDSTGHWQVWKRQIQQFNRVGPATATAIAEAHPSPSLLLQVSLHTPQRTVKSLEAEGRE